A single genomic interval of Chloracidobacterium validum harbors:
- the sixA gene encoding phosphohistidine phosphatase SixA, with amino-acid sequence MELYLMRHAIAHDLGADGSRTDAERTVTDEGRANTRAAAHAMRRLELDFDTVWTSPLVRARQTAAIVAEVLNKTHVLREAPELALGAGPDRLIQALTRLNRQASALLVGHEPDLSRFVAFLVWGSLDADRIAFKKGALCRLDCQLGLRPGKATLRWLLTPKQLRLLGGRS; translated from the coding sequence GTGGAACTCTATCTGATGCGCCATGCCATTGCCCATGATTTGGGGGCCGACGGTTCGCGGACCGATGCGGAGCGCACCGTGACGGACGAGGGCCGCGCCAACACCCGCGCCGCGGCCCACGCCATGCGCCGGTTGGAACTCGACTTCGACACGGTCTGGACGAGTCCGCTGGTACGCGCGCGGCAAACCGCCGCCATCGTGGCAGAAGTCTTGAACAAAACACATGTGCTGCGCGAAGCCCCAGAACTCGCGTTGGGCGCGGGACCGGACCGGCTCATCCAGGCCCTGACGCGGCTGAACCGGCAAGCCAGTGCCCTGCTGGTTGGGCACGAGCCTGACCTCAGCCGCTTTGTCGCCTTTCTGGTCTGGGGCAGCCTCGACGCAGATCGGATTGCCTTCAAGAAAGGCGCGCTGTGTCGGCTGGATTGTCAGCTCGGCCTGCGCCCCGGCAAAGCCACCCTACGCTGGTTGCTGACGCCGAAGCAACTGCGATTGCTCGGCGGTCGGAGCTAA
- the lpxK gene encoding tetraacyldisaccharide 4'-kinase, whose amino-acid sequence MPWPLPLVQPETLSPGTRAALYVPAKLYEFGVRLRMALYETAYLKPKALTKPVIAVGNITAGGTGKTPLVEYIARYLTDEGHETAVLTRGYGRAATARVVLNDGQPPPTWMTAGDEPLMLARRLPDVKIIVGADRHANGRFAETTYGCDVFVLDDGFQHLQLQRDLNILVLDATDPFGNGELLPFGRLREPLYALKRADAIVVTRTDRAFDQSHLLGVLAACESTAPVFFAYHDIVGVHELATRRPQAQRTLVSAPIGLFSALGNPAVFEDDLANLGAKVVFTRRFPDHHRYTAADIAAIVAEAKAAGAQRLVTTEKDAVKVEGFDFGNLPVSVVEIKTMVEDEVGLKSLLLRTIVRKKGKYYRKPSPDTPGKTGQPEGDR is encoded by the coding sequence ATGCCGTGGCCCCTGCCGCTTGTTCAGCCTGAAACCCTGTCGCCCGGCACGCGGGCGGCGCTCTATGTGCCGGCCAAGCTCTACGAGTTTGGCGTTCGGTTGCGCATGGCGCTCTACGAAACGGCTTATCTCAAACCCAAAGCCCTGACCAAGCCGGTCATTGCCGTCGGCAACATCACCGCCGGCGGCACCGGCAAGACGCCACTGGTGGAATACATCGCGCGTTACCTAACCGACGAAGGCCACGAAACGGCCGTACTAACACGCGGCTACGGACGCGCCGCCACAGCGCGCGTCGTCCTCAACGACGGGCAGCCACCCCCAACCTGGATGACCGCCGGAGATGAGCCGCTGATGCTCGCCCGCCGACTGCCCGACGTCAAGATCATCGTCGGCGCGGATCGGCATGCCAACGGACGCTTTGCCGAAACAACCTACGGCTGTGACGTGTTCGTTCTCGATGACGGCTTCCAGCATCTGCAACTTCAGCGCGACCTCAACATCCTCGTCCTCGATGCGACCGATCCCTTTGGCAACGGCGAGCTGCTCCCCTTCGGACGCCTCCGCGAACCACTCTACGCCCTCAAACGCGCCGACGCCATCGTGGTCACACGAACCGACCGCGCGTTTGACCAGTCCCACTTGCTGGGCGTGCTGGCTGCCTGCGAGTCCACCGCGCCGGTATTTTTTGCCTACCACGACATCGTTGGCGTTCACGAACTCGCCACCCGCCGCCCACAGGCGCAACGCACGCTGGTGAGCGCACCCATCGGGCTGTTTTCCGCCCTTGGCAATCCGGCCGTGTTCGAGGATGACCTGGCCAATCTGGGCGCCAAGGTCGTTTTTACCAGGCGCTTTCCTGACCACCACCGCTACACCGCGGCAGACATTGCCGCCATCGTCGCCGAAGCCAAGGCAGCCGGCGCGCAGCGCCTCGTGACGACGGAAAAAGATGCCGTCAAGGTCGAAGGGTTCGACTTTGGCAACCTCCCGGTTTCCGTCGTCGAAATCAAAACCATGGTTGAAGATGAGGTAGGCTTGAAAAGTTTGCTGCTGCGAACGATTGTGAGAAAGAAGGGAAAGTATTACCGCAAGCCGTCGCCCGACACCCCAGGCAAGACAGGACAACCCGAAGGCGACCGCTGA
- a CDS encoding prephenate dehydratase domain-containing protein, whose translation MDAPLRVAFQGEYGAYGEMAAARFGIPVPCPTFARVCAAVVEREANLGVLPIENVIAGPVPEAQALLRTQPLSVETTFWLPIEHCLLGLPGASLSAATHVLSHWQALRQCAQFLARQTRLRPTAVYDTAGAAKLVRTLGRHNLLAIASRRAAAHYHLDIVAENIADRTDNATCFALFRA comes from the coding sequence ATGGACGCCCCGCTGCGCGTTGCTTTTCAAGGCGAATACGGAGCCTACGGTGAAATGGCTGCCGCGCGGTTCGGCATTCCGGTGCCCTGTCCGACCTTTGCGCGCGTCTGCGCAGCCGTGGTCGAACGCGAAGCAAACCTAGGCGTGCTGCCCATCGAGAACGTCATTGCCGGACCCGTGCCGGAAGCCCAAGCCCTGTTGAGAACGCAACCACTCAGCGTTGAAACGACGTTTTGGTTGCCCATCGAGCACTGTTTGCTTGGGTTGCCCGGAGCTTCTCTGTCGGCAGCGACCCATGTGCTGTCACACTGGCAGGCGCTCCGGCAGTGCGCACAATTCCTGGCACGCCAAACGCGCCTGCGTCCAACCGCAGTGTATGACACCGCCGGCGCCGCCAAACTCGTTCGGACGCTCGGAAGGCACAATTTGCTGGCGATTGCTTCACGGCGTGCGGCCGCGCACTACCACCTCGACATCGTGGCTGAAAACATTGCCGACCGTACCGACAACGCGACCTGCTTTGCGCTGTTCCGCGCTTGA
- a CDS encoding ABC transporter ATP-binding protein: protein MALLVVEGLRTHFPTRVGVVPAVDDVSFTIERGETLALVGESGSGKSVTALSIMGLVAPPGQIVAGRIHFAGRDLRAASAAELATLRGSQMAMIFQDPMTSLNPVFTVGEQIAEMLRWHKGLSSRQAWAHAVEALAAVAIPDPARRAKQYPHELSGGMRQRVMIAMALSCNPQLLIADEPTTALDVTIQAQILELIATQQRERNLGVLLITHDLGVVAQVAHWAAVMYAGRIVEIAPVETIFARPQHPYTQGLLASVPRLGRREARLPTIEGVVPKLTDLPPGCAFAPRCPEAEPRCRQGDIALKPFGDTPGHAVRCVRR, encoded by the coding sequence ATGGCATTGCTTGTCGTTGAAGGGTTGCGGACGCACTTCCCGACGCGCGTGGGGGTCGTCCCGGCCGTGGACGATGTCTCGTTCACCATCGAGCGAGGTGAAACCCTGGCGCTGGTGGGCGAGTCGGGGTCGGGCAAGTCCGTGACGGCGCTTTCGATCATGGGACTGGTCGCCCCGCCGGGGCAGATCGTGGCCGGGCGGATTCACTTCGCCGGCCGCGACCTTCGGGCGGCCTCGGCGGCTGAACTTGCCACGCTGCGCGGCTCGCAGATGGCGATGATTTTTCAAGACCCGATGACCTCGCTCAACCCAGTTTTTACGGTGGGTGAGCAAATTGCTGAAATGCTCCGGTGGCACAAGGGGCTTTCGTCTCGCCAGGCCTGGGCACACGCCGTCGAAGCGCTGGCTGCGGTTGCCATTCCCGACCCGGCCCGCCGCGCCAAGCAGTATCCCCACGAGCTGTCGGGCGGCATGCGCCAGCGCGTCATGATTGCCATGGCGCTGAGCTGCAATCCGCAGTTGCTCATTGCCGATGAACCCACGACGGCGCTCGATGTGACGATCCAGGCCCAGATTCTGGAACTCATTGCCACGCAGCAGCGGGAGCGCAACTTGGGCGTCTTGCTCATCACGCATGACTTGGGCGTGGTGGCGCAGGTTGCGCACTGGGCGGCTGTGATGTACGCCGGACGCATCGTCGAAATCGCGCCGGTCGAGACGATCTTTGCGCGCCCACAGCATCCCTACACGCAGGGACTCTTGGCCAGCGTCCCACGCCTTGGACGCCGCGAAGCCCGTTTGCCGACCATCGAAGGCGTCGTGCCGAAGCTCACCGACCTTCCGCCGGGCTGCGCCTTTGCGCCACGTTGTCCAGAGGCCGAGCCGCGCTGCCGGCAGGGCGACATTGCGTTGAAGCCCTTCGGTGATACGCCGGGACATGCTGTGCGGTGCGTACGCCGTTAG
- a CDS encoding two-component regulator propeller domain-containing protein — protein sequence MVTEHESPSAILPVATGYVPRRPVMWPVVRLIGILLWLFGAAQAEVRSTSSFEYLTQENGLSNNAVHCILQDRRGFLWIGTEDGLNRYDGFTFKVYRNQAGNPGSLPGNFVRSLYESRDGTLWFGFGRAGFCRYDAKTDTFFRYEVKSPRSGVRANTFQFYEDRQGRFWVCTDLGLVRVDRQRDDFRLYDLTVQGFTDSGVLDICEDSTGQLWIGATNGLLRFDADSEKAHLILPPGRYRTSSGSTERFGWRAHGVTPEGWLCLSFGRAGMALFDPARERLIEQFDYTGKRLDALPAELPRATPETVILSWDGPSVWMRCPDGTLRELNLQNGVARMIQAEPKRPDGLGGQNVDCMLRDRSGVLWFGDSVAGLIKFSPTRNRFERHQHRPADETSLSNNYVRGICEDRLGRVWVATQFGGLNCLDRQTGRATRYRARPNDPTALRSDQVWSVLEDRQGTLWVGTLDGLQSLDPETGRFHSLPALPDRIQVNLVYEDARQRLWVASPQGIYEISPDRRSSYNHAPNLNLVQAAGVNPQIQRGLGVDVQALHVSPRDGHLWIGLPNGAIRYDPDQKTYRVYRVDSRPEYGEPYVTHFTEGRDGTLWMVTKGAGLCRFDPQRETFTHLLEQDGLPHNNCYAMFPDANGRFWLSSDAGIARFDPTTLTFRAYTTADGLQGREFNRFSAFQNSRGEIFFGGTQGLNIFDPAKLTDNPTPPPVALTELKINGQTRLAPEGSQLVVDYRERAVEVGFVALDFHAPADNRYRYWLEGFDRGWREAGARREASYTNLPPGAYRFWVMAANHDGVWSPGKVLFQLEIRPPWWQTWPVYVGFALTGGLLLYGGVRLRLRQLVVRNRNLELKIAERTAEITHKNQELEARNLEIEAQRRDMLESLTYAQTIQQAMLPTQETLTAALGECFVLWKPKDIVSGDFYWFHQQQGRVVLVVADCTGHGVPGALMSMIGNDLLGQIVIERQTYQPAQILEALHQGIQRALKQGENDRLPDGMDAAVCSIDQTTQTLTFAGARRPLYLVADGVLTEIKGDRQSLGGIGREQASRQFTNHQVAILPDTMLYLATDGFADQPNERGKKLGTRRLHALLVDVAGLPPAQQRTRLEAELLAHMGAESQRDDITLVGVRWRPTTNGGLGNGNQSPIAPNGT from the coding sequence ATGGTTACAGAGCATGAATCACCAAGCGCCATCCTGCCTGTAGCGACGGGCTATGTCCCGCGGCGGCCGGTTATGTGGCCGGTGGTTCGGCTCATCGGAATACTGCTCTGGCTGTTTGGTGCTGCCCAGGCTGAAGTACGCTCCACATCCAGCTTTGAGTACCTCACCCAGGAAAACGGACTTTCCAACAATGCCGTTCACTGCATCTTGCAAGACCGACGCGGCTTTCTCTGGATTGGAACCGAGGACGGGCTGAATCGCTACGATGGCTTTACGTTCAAGGTCTATCGCAACCAAGCGGGCAACCCCGGCTCACTGCCCGGAAACTTTGTGCGCAGCCTTTATGAAAGTCGAGATGGGACGCTCTGGTTTGGGTTCGGGCGGGCCGGCTTTTGCCGTTACGATGCAAAGACAGATACTTTTTTTCGGTACGAGGTCAAGTCGCCCCGTAGCGGCGTCCGCGCCAATACCTTTCAGTTCTATGAAGACCGTCAGGGCCGGTTCTGGGTTTGCACCGACCTTGGGCTGGTACGTGTGGACCGCCAGCGGGATGACTTCAGGCTGTATGACTTGACGGTGCAAGGGTTCACCGATAGCGGGGTACTTGACATTTGTGAAGACTCCACCGGCCAACTCTGGATCGGCGCCACGAATGGACTGCTGCGCTTTGATGCCGACTCGGAAAAAGCCCACCTCATCCTGCCACCCGGTCGCTACCGAACAAGCTCTGGCAGCACAGAACGGTTTGGCTGGAGAGCGCACGGCGTCACGCCAGAAGGCTGGCTCTGCCTCAGCTTTGGACGAGCCGGCATGGCGCTCTTTGACCCGGCGCGTGAACGGCTCATCGAGCAATTCGATTACACCGGAAAAAGGCTCGATGCCTTGCCGGCCGAGCTGCCGCGCGCGACCCCGGAAACCGTCATCTTGTCATGGGACGGACCATCCGTTTGGATGCGCTGCCCGGACGGAACATTACGCGAACTGAACCTGCAAAACGGAGTCGCGCGGATGATCCAGGCCGAACCCAAACGTCCCGACGGCCTTGGTGGACAAAACGTGGATTGCATGCTGCGTGACCGCTCCGGTGTCCTGTGGTTTGGGGATAGCGTGGCCGGACTCATCAAGTTTTCGCCAACCCGCAACCGCTTTGAGCGGCACCAGCACCGTCCGGCCGATGAGACCTCGCTTTCCAACAACTACGTTCGTGGAATTTGTGAGGATCGCCTGGGACGAGTGTGGGTCGCCACGCAGTTTGGTGGTCTCAACTGCCTCGACCGGCAGACCGGCCGCGCGACGCGGTACCGCGCGCGTCCGAACGATCCAACCGCGCTCCGCTCCGATCAAGTCTGGAGCGTGCTGGAAGATCGCCAGGGAACGCTCTGGGTCGGGACGCTCGACGGACTTCAAAGCCTTGACCCGGAGACGGGACGGTTTCATTCGCTTCCGGCTCTGCCTGACCGAATCCAGGTCAATCTGGTGTATGAGGACGCCCGTCAGCGCCTGTGGGTCGCCAGTCCGCAAGGCATCTATGAAATCTCACCAGACCGACGAAGCAGCTATAACCATGCGCCCAACCTGAATTTGGTCCAAGCGGCAGGGGTGAACCCACAAATACAACGGGGGCTAGGGGTGGATGTGCAAGCCCTGCATGTTTCGCCGCGTGATGGACACCTATGGATCGGGCTTCCCAATGGCGCCATCCGCTACGATCCAGACCAGAAAACCTATCGCGTCTATCGGGTTGACAGCCGGCCGGAGTACGGCGAGCCATACGTGACGCACTTTACCGAAGGGCGAGATGGAACATTGTGGATGGTGACGAAAGGGGCTGGCCTGTGCCGCTTCGACCCACAACGTGAAACCTTTACCCACCTTTTGGAACAAGACGGGCTGCCGCACAACAACTGCTATGCCATGTTCCCCGATGCCAACGGCCGCTTCTGGCTCAGTAGCGACGCCGGCATTGCTCGCTTCGACCCGACGACGCTCACCTTCCGCGCCTACACCACCGCCGATGGCTTGCAGGGCCGTGAGTTCAACCGCTTCTCGGCCTTCCAAAACTCCCGCGGCGAAATCTTCTTTGGGGGGACACAGGGCCTCAACATCTTTGACCCGGCCAAACTGACCGACAATCCAACCCCGCCGCCGGTGGCGTTGACCGAGCTGAAAATCAACGGGCAGACGCGGCTTGCGCCCGAAGGCAGCCAGCTCGTGGTTGATTACCGGGAGCGGGCGGTGGAGGTCGGCTTTGTCGCCCTGGATTTCCACGCGCCGGCGGACAACCGGTATCGCTACTGGCTGGAAGGGTTTGACCGTGGCTGGCGGGAGGCGGGGGCGCGGCGGGAAGCCAGCTACACGAACCTGCCGCCGGGGGCGTATCGGTTTTGGGTGATGGCGGCCAATCACGATGGGGTGTGGAGTCCGGGCAAGGTGCTGTTTCAGCTCGAGATTCGTCCGCCGTGGTGGCAGACGTGGCCGGTGTATGTGGGGTTCGCGCTGACCGGTGGGTTGTTGCTGTACGGGGGCGTCCGACTGCGATTGCGGCAGTTGGTGGTGCGCAACCGAAATCTGGAACTCAAGATTGCCGAGCGGACGGCCGAAATTACGCATAAAAACCAGGAACTCGAAGCTCGAAACCTGGAAATCGAAGCCCAGCGGCGTGACATGCTCGAAAGCCTGACCTACGCCCAAACCATTCAGCAGGCGATGCTTCCCACCCAGGAGACACTGACGGCTGCCCTAGGCGAGTGTTTTGTGCTGTGGAAACCCAAGGACATTGTGTCGGGAGACTTTTACTGGTTTCACCAGCAGCAGGGGCGCGTCGTTCTGGTGGTGGCCGATTGCACCGGGCATGGTGTGCCGGGCGCACTGATGTCCATGATCGGCAATGACCTGTTGGGGCAGATCGTCATCGAACGCCAGACCTACCAACCGGCGCAGATTCTCGAGGCGTTGCATCAGGGCATCCAGCGGGCGCTCAAGCAGGGTGAAAACGATCGGTTGCCGGATGGCATGGATGCCGCCGTGTGCAGCATTGACCAGACGACCCAAACGCTGACGTTCGCCGGAGCGCGGCGTCCGCTCTACTTGGTCGCGGACGGCGTGTTGACCGAAATCAAAGGCGACCGGCAGTCCCTGGGCGGCATCGGCCGTGAACAAGCGTCACGCCAGTTTACCAACCACCAAGTCGCCATTCTGCCCGACACCATGCTCTATCTCGCCACCGATGGCTTTGCCGACCAGCCCAACGAACGGGGAAAGAAGCTTGGGACGCGGCGGCTGCACGCGCTGTTGGTTGACGTGGCCGGGCTGCCACCGGCGCAGCAGCGGACTCGGTTGGAAGCCGAGTTGCTGGCGCACATGGGCGCAGAGTCCCAGCGCGATGACATCACGCTGGTTGGCGTCCGGTGGCGCCCGACGACGAATGGCGGGCTTGGGAATGGGAACCAATCACCTATCGCCCCCAACGGAACATGA
- the smc gene encoding chromosome segregation protein SMC translates to MLRLDKLELRGFKSFCDTTQVIFHTGVTAIVGPNGCGKSNIVDAMTWVLGEQSAKNLRGGKMEDVIFNGTRDRKPLGLAEVSLTFTVVQDIVEGRAAEPNAETDDPTAALVAANEAAEAADALTDMPPTTDAATAVPQARRRPPRLPRLVAGEKITIGRRLYRSGDSDYLINGRICRLRDIQDFFSGTGLGRAHYAIIEQGRISQVLSSKPQDRRAIIEEAAGIGRFKAKRHEAELKLEATRHNLARLDDLIGEIERSIGNLRRQAQKSRKFIALREELRASQRRYVALVHGRLQASQATVAETRANLIGERDRCQAELDRLSAQVTAAREAARQAETELAEAHQAAAAAERALDQAQHVKANLEAERVRLATRDTELAAALEQCAQRQQHLVEARAQAQASADGLAAALTALEAELSAADTAHQAAAAALRDAETAHDQARQQHLDWLTRAERLRHQSEQLADAAARLARQRQSLEHEHLRATERLAQATTECAAATDRLTAIEQQLVAVKSDLAAAQTALTEAQAARQTLAGQVAEAQRTRQRAEDRRQSLEDLDRQHAHYAATVRTLLDRAKDIPGFQPLGTLADALAVAEGYETLVEQVLGEALQAVIVPTVAAARAAADWLATARVGRATLLVTGIHGGADGTGGVAPKPESPATRLWDVLGLPEHLAPTFRQAFPHLADARLVSSLDAALEASAAAPAVCFITPAGDQVLGGVCLTAGSGESKRILQVKRDIRALRAEAQALDKRIGTLTKELARLDARQAAAQAQRDALDAELRQLETTSAAQAVEVAQRRRDAERATQHLAVIAAEQRQLTVEVEQLAPRRAAVETELAEAIARRDAAEQATLAAQQRLARLRPEVENAARQVAELRARAASTLERHRAAEAELRRLEREWRELEQTRARLTLERADLQTRNADWEQAYADSQTREAEAADAITRMRGRVAEAETRLADCRQTLDDLDRAQQAAQAVERDLRDRLAAAEVEAARLAAEVDYLSRYCQTELGCPVEMLPPPAADGPPEDTLAETIATLKEAIAGLGSINMLALEELSEAESRHEFLTAQRADVLDSLAAAEETLREIRQRTKRRFREAFDRINAYFGEVFQELFGGGRGEMLLIEPDDPLESGIDIVAQPPGKRLQSVLLLSGGEKAMAAMALILAIFRYRPSPFCVLDEVDAPLDEANIDRFTEKIRAMSAQTQFLIVTHNKRTMEAADSIYGVTMPEPGVSKLLSVRFDDKPSAAPTATASADAVPEADDSASNLLGVVG, encoded by the coding sequence ATGCTTCGCCTCGACAAGCTCGAACTTCGCGGTTTCAAAAGTTTCTGCGACACCACGCAGGTGATCTTCCATACCGGCGTTACGGCCATCGTCGGCCCGAATGGCTGCGGGAAAAGCAACATTGTGGATGCCATGACCTGGGTGCTCGGCGAGCAGTCGGCCAAGAACCTGCGCGGCGGCAAAATGGAAGACGTCATCTTCAACGGCACGCGCGACCGCAAGCCCCTTGGACTGGCCGAAGTATCGCTGACCTTCACGGTCGTTCAGGACATTGTCGAGGGGCGTGCGGCCGAACCCAATGCTGAAACCGATGACCCGACGGCCGCGCTGGTTGCCGCCAACGAAGCCGCCGAGGCAGCCGACGCGCTTACGGACATGCCACCGACAACCGATGCCGCGACGGCCGTGCCCCAGGCGCGGCGGCGTCCGCCCCGCCTACCCCGCCTGGTCGCCGGTGAAAAAATCACGATTGGGCGACGGCTTTACCGGAGCGGCGACAGCGATTACCTCATCAACGGTCGCATCTGCCGCCTGCGCGACATCCAGGACTTCTTTAGCGGCACGGGCCTTGGCCGCGCGCACTATGCCATCATCGAACAGGGACGCATCAGCCAGGTGCTTTCCTCAAAACCGCAGGATCGCCGCGCGATCATCGAGGAAGCGGCCGGCATCGGACGCTTCAAGGCCAAGCGCCACGAGGCCGAACTCAAGCTCGAAGCCACGCGGCACAATCTGGCGCGGCTCGATGACCTCATCGGCGAGATTGAGCGTTCGATTGGCAATCTCAGGCGTCAGGCTCAGAAGTCCCGCAAGTTCATCGCGTTGCGTGAGGAGCTGCGCGCCAGCCAACGCCGGTACGTCGCCCTGGTGCACGGACGCTTGCAGGCCAGCCAGGCCACGGTGGCTGAAACCCGCGCCAACCTCATCGGCGAACGGGACCGTTGCCAGGCTGAGCTGGACCGCCTGTCCGCGCAGGTGACGGCCGCCCGCGAGGCCGCCCGCCAGGCTGAAACCGAACTGGCGGAAGCCCACCAGGCGGCGGCCGCGGCCGAACGCGCACTGGACCAGGCGCAGCATGTCAAGGCCAACCTGGAAGCCGAGCGCGTCCGGCTCGCCACCCGGGACACGGAACTTGCCGCCGCGCTCGAACAATGTGCCCAGCGGCAGCAACACTTGGTGGAAGCTCGCGCGCAAGCGCAGGCCAGCGCGGACGGGCTGGCGGCCGCGTTGACGGCGCTCGAAGCCGAACTGTCCGCCGCCGATACGGCGCACCAGGCAGCCGCGGCGGCACTGCGCGACGCGGAAACTGCCCATGACCAGGCCCGCCAACAGCATTTGGACTGGCTGACCCGCGCCGAACGCCTCCGGCATCAGTCAGAACAGTTGGCCGACGCGGCAGCCCGGCTTGCGCGACAGCGGCAGTCGCTCGAACACGAACACCTCCGCGCCACCGAGCGCCTGGCCCAGGCAACGACGGAGTGCGCCGCCGCGACCGACCGCTTGACCGCCATCGAGCAGCAGCTTGTGGCCGTCAAATCCGATCTCGCGGCAGCTCAGACGGCGCTGACCGAAGCCCAGGCGGCTCGCCAAACACTCGCCGGACAGGTAGCCGAAGCGCAGCGGACACGGCAGCGTGCCGAAGACCGGCGCCAGTCGCTTGAGGACCTTGATCGCCAGCATGCCCACTATGCCGCCACGGTGCGAACCCTCCTCGACCGGGCAAAAGACATTCCGGGCTTCCAGCCGCTCGGCACGCTGGCGGATGCCCTGGCCGTTGCGGAAGGCTACGAAACACTCGTGGAACAAGTCTTGGGTGAGGCGCTGCAAGCCGTCATCGTCCCGACGGTGGCGGCCGCGCGTGCTGCGGCCGACTGGCTTGCGACGGCGCGGGTGGGACGCGCGACGCTTTTGGTGACCGGAATTCACGGCGGCGCGGACGGCACCGGCGGCGTGGCTCCCAAGCCTGAATCACCCGCGACGCGGCTCTGGGATGTGCTGGGCCTGCCGGAACATCTCGCGCCAACGTTCCGGCAAGCCTTTCCACACTTGGCCGATGCCCGCCTGGTGTCGTCGCTTGATGCGGCCCTGGAAGCCTCGGCCGCAGCGCCGGCAGTGTGCTTCATTACGCCGGCAGGCGACCAAGTGCTGGGCGGGGTGTGCCTTACGGCCGGGAGCGGCGAATCGAAGCGCATCTTGCAGGTCAAGCGCGACATCCGCGCGCTACGCGCCGAAGCGCAAGCCCTGGACAAGCGCATTGGCACGCTGACGAAGGAACTGGCGCGCCTTGACGCCCGGCAGGCGGCGGCCCAGGCACAGCGCGACGCGCTGGACGCCGAACTACGCCAGCTTGAAACGACCAGTGCCGCGCAGGCCGTCGAGGTCGCGCAGCGTCGCCGCGACGCCGAGCGCGCCACCCAGCATTTGGCCGTCATTGCCGCCGAGCAACGGCAACTCACCGTCGAAGTCGAACAGCTCGCCCCGCGCCGCGCTGCGGTGGAAACCGAGCTTGCCGAAGCCATCGCCCGGCGCGATGCCGCCGAACAAGCCACCCTGGCCGCCCAGCAGCGCCTGGCGCGGCTTCGCCCGGAAGTTGAAAACGCTGCCCGCCAGGTGGCTGAACTGCGCGCCCGTGCCGCCAGTACGCTCGAACGCCACCGGGCAGCCGAAGCTGAACTGCGCCGCCTCGAACGCGAATGGCGTGAGCTTGAGCAGACGCGCGCCCGGTTGACGCTCGAACGCGCCGACCTCCAAACGCGCAACGCCGATTGGGAGCAAGCGTACGCCGACAGCCAGACCCGGGAAGCGGAAGCAGCAGACGCCATCACGCGGATGCGCGGCCGGGTGGCCGAAGCCGAAACCAGGCTCGCCGACTGCCGTCAGACGCTGGACGACCTCGACCGGGCCCAACAGGCCGCTCAAGCCGTCGAGCGCGACCTGCGTGACCGTCTCGCGGCGGCCGAAGTCGAGGCCGCCAGGCTGGCTGCCGAGGTGGACTACCTGAGCCGTTACTGCCAGACGGAACTGGGCTGTCCGGTCGAAATGCTCCCGCCACCCGCTGCCGATGGTCCGCCCGAGGACACACTGGCGGAAACCATCGCCACCCTCAAGGAGGCTATTGCCGGCCTGGGTTCGATCAACATGCTGGCGTTGGAAGAGCTATCCGAAGCCGAAAGCCGGCACGAATTTCTGACCGCGCAACGGGCCGATGTCCTGGATTCACTTGCGGCCGCGGAGGAAACACTTCGGGAAATTCGCCAGCGCACGAAGCGTCGCTTCCGCGAGGCCTTTGACCGCATCAATGCCTACTTCGGCGAGGTTTTTCAGGAACTCTTCGGTGGCGGCCGGGGGGAAATGCTCCTTATCGAACCGGATGATCCGTTGGAGTCCGGGATTGACATCGTGGCGCAGCCGCCGGGCAAGCGGCTTCAGTCGGTGTTGCTGCTCTCGGGCGGCGAAAAGGCCATGGCGGCAATGGCGCTCATTCTGGCCATCTTTCGCTACCGACCGAGTCCGTTTTGTGTCCTGGACGAGGTGGATGCTCCACTCGATGAGGCCAACATTGACCGCTTCACCGAAAAGATTCGGGCGATGAGCGCGCAAACGCAGTTCCTCATCGTGACCCACAACAAGCGCACGATGGAAGCGGCCGATTCGATCTACGGTGTGACGATGCCGGAACCGGGTGTCTCGAAACTGCTCTCGGTTCGGTTTGACGACAAGCCTTCGGCAGCGCCAACGGCGACGGCTTCAGCGGATGCCGTCCCGGAAGCCGATGATTCGGCGTCCAACCTGCTGGGCGTCGTCGGCTGA